The sequence TAACCCCTTTCTCAGCTAACACGATACGTACTTGATGGCTATACAGATCATCAGCACCTGAAAACAGTGTCATGATAGAGCGTTTGTTGGCAGCAACAGCCATTGATACCCTCCAGAATCGAAATAAAACAAAAGTAAACGAGGGGCAAAGCCCCCCGTTTACACTATGCGGATATTACATTTTACCCGTTATTGGTGCCTAGTGTACATCTTTCCAATACTCTTTCTTCAAGAGGTAGGCCACAATAAAGAATATAAATAGGAATCCGAGTACCCACCATCCCATCGCTTCACGCTCTAGTCTAACAGGTTCAGCCGAATAGACTAAGAAGCCCGTGATATCACGCACCGCTTGGTCATACTCTTCTGCGTTTAATTTACCGCCAGTCACCACAATACTGCCATCTTCTTGCTTAACAGGCGTGCCTTGCAGCTCTTCGAGCACATGTGGCATACCGACAGATGGAAATACAGTGTTATTCACACCAAATGGGCGACTAGGATCTTTATAAAAACCCTTTAAGTATGAATACACCCAATCTTCACCACGAACACGAGCAACTAAGGTTAAATCAGGTGGAGTAGCACCAAACCATTTAGCCGCATCTTTAGCAGGAATAGCGCTTTGCATCAGCTCACCAATTTTAGCATCGGTAAACATATACTTGTTACGCATATCATCAGCAGAGATACCAATATCATTCGCTACACGCTCATAACGCTGATATTGAGTGCTATGGCAACCTGAACAGTAGTGTTGGAAAAGATCCACACCACGCTCTAGGGAAGCTTTATCATGTAAATCAACTTTTGCGTCTTCTAAATGTACATTATGTCCGCTCGCGGCCATCGCCAGCGTCGGCAACAAGGTAACTAATGCAATCAATAATTTTTTCATTAGTGTGTCAACCTCGCTGGAACAGGTTTAGTTTTTTCGTTCTTGCTGTATAACCACAGCGCCAAGAAGAAACCAAAATAAGTAACAGTAAATATTTGCGCAACAATCGTTAGGATTGGTGTAGCAGGAACAACACCTAAGTAACCTAACACAATGAAAGAAATTGCAAATTGTGCAATGTTCAACTTGTGCAGCGTACTACGGTAGCGCACTGACTTCACCTTACAACGATCTAGCCAAGGCAATACGAACAACACAGCAATCGATAGCCCCATCATCACTACACCACCCAGTTTGTCGGGTACTGCACGTAAAATGGCGTAGAAAGGAGTGAAGTACCACACTGGCGCAATGTGCTCAGGTGTCTTCATTGAGTTTGCCGCTTCAAAGTTTGGCTTTTCAAGGAAGTAACCACCACCTTCAGGCATAAAGAACAACACATAACAGAACACAATCAGGAAGCCCGCAACACCCATAATGTCTTTAACTGTGTAGTATGGGTGGAATGGGATGCCATCGACTGGCCAACCGTTCTCGTCTTTGTT is a genomic window of Shewanella putrefaciens containing:
- a CDS encoding cytochrome c1, with the protein product MKKLLIALVTLLPTLAMAASGHNVHLEDAKVDLHDKASLERGVDLFQHYCSGCHSTQYQRYERVANDIGISADDMRNKYMFTDAKIGELMQSAIPAKDAAKWFGATPPDLTLVARVRGEDWVYSYLKGFYKDPSRPFGVNNTVFPSVGMPHVLEELQGTPVKQEDGSIVVTGGKLNAEEYDQAVRDITGFLVYSAEPVRLEREAMGWWVLGFLFIFFIVAYLLKKEYWKDVH